A single Cyprinus carpio isolate SPL01 chromosome A20, ASM1834038v1, whole genome shotgun sequence DNA region contains:
- the LOC109112710 gene encoding LOW QUALITY PROTEIN: DCN1-like protein 4 (The sequence of the model RefSeq protein was modified relative to this genomic sequence to represent the inferred CDS: deleted 3 bases in 3 codons), with amino-acid sequence MHSDASNFQLNSHLSTLASIHKIYHTLHRLNLTEDVGPETHGTACCSRAMPPRKKRRPTAGDDLSAKKSRQDNVYRKQETLQIQEAETFSSKRCLEWFYEYAGCDDVFGPEGMEKFCEDIGVEPENVVMLVLAWKLDAQSMGYFTLQEWLKGMGSLQCDSTEKLRNSLDYLRSVLNDATSFKLIYRYAFDFAREKDQRSLDLNTAKCMLGLLLGKIWPLFPVFNQFLEQSKYKVINKDQWCNVLEFSRTINLDLSNYDEDGAWPVLLDEFVEWYKDREMS; translated from the exons ATGCACTCAGATGCGTCAA ATTTCCAGCTGAACTCTCATTTGTCC ACACTGGCCAGTATCCACAAGATCTACCACACCCTGCACAGGCTG AACCTGACAGAAGACGTCGGCCCAGAGACTCACGGTACAG CCTGCTGCTCCAGAGCCATGCCCCCCAGGAAAAAGAGGAGACCCACTGCTGGAGATGACCTGTCTGCTAAGAAGAGCCGGCAGGATAA TGTTTACAGAAAACAGGAGACATTGCAAATCCAGGAAGCTGAAACTTTTTCAAGCAAGAGATGTCTAGAATGGTTCTATGAATATGCAG GGTGCGATGACGTTTTTGGACCGGAAGGGATGGAGAAATTCTGTGAAGACATTGGCGTGGAGCCAGAGAAT GTAGTGATGCTGGTACTGGCCTGGAAGCTTGATGCCCAGAGTATGGGTTACTTCACTTTACAGGAGTGGCTCAAGGGAATGGGCTCATTGCA ATGTGACTCTACTGAA AAACTCAGGAACTCTCTAGACTACCTGAGGTCTGTCCTCAATGATGCCACCAGTTTCAAGCTCATTTACCGATATGCCTTCGACTTTGCCAGG GAGAAGGATCAGAGGAGTTTAGACTTGAATACTGCCAAGTGCATGCTGGGACTTCTGCTTGGGAAGATCTGGCCATTGTTTCCAGTGTTTAACCAGTTTCTAGaa CAATCTAAGTATAAGGTTATAAATAAAGATCAGTGGTGCAATGTTCTAGAATTCAGTAGGACTATCAATCTTGATCTCAGT AACTATGATGAGGACGGGGCCT GGCCAGTGCTGTTGGATGAGTTTGTGGAGTGGTATAAAGACAGAGAGATGTCGTAG
- the LOC109072374 gene encoding OCIA domain-containing protein 2-like — MCVKDMSTEGNQSKGGEGVVDTKPGQSGWKQFQCPIADPHFPREDIKKIWKECQYESFVYRALPLSAGSMAVSAGLIYSGVWKKSKRFGYFPKLLLAGIVGYAVGKASYVGTCREKFNNKLGPEFARGFSPPGFGAGGSKPGHKHCIHVCEKCKQEEAQATATAPDAPTQS, encoded by the exons ATGTGTGTAAAAGACATGAGTACAGAAGGAAATCAGAGTAAGGGAGGAGAAGGAGTGGTGGACACAAAACCTGGCCAGTCTGGGTGGAAG CAATTCCAGTGCCCCATAGCTGATCCGCACTTTCCTAGGGAAGATATAAAGAAGATATGGAAGGAGTGTCAGTACGAGAGCTTCGTGTATCGAG CTCTTCCACTCTCTGCCGGCAGCATGGCTGTGTCTGCTGGCCTCATTTACAGCG gcGTCTGGAAAAAGTCCAAGCGATTTGGGTATTTCCCTAAACTGCTTT TGGCGGGTATTGTGGGTTATGCAGTAGGTAAAGCTTCCTATGTCGGGACCTGCAGAGAGAAGTTCAACAATAAACTGGGACCAGAGTTCGCCAGAGGGTTTAGTCCTCCTGGATTTGGAGCTGGTGGCTCTAAACCTGGACATAA ACACTGCATCCATGTGTGTGAAAAGTGCAAGCAAGAAGAAGCACAAGCCACAGCAACAGCGCCTGACGCACCCACTCAGAGCTGA
- the LOC109072373 gene encoding OCIA domain-containing protein 1-like isoform X2, with amino-acid sequence MDPVRVLLMPRIFPMKKRGVSSESAIQRASGTDVQSQDALSLLDSEEKETCEHVCSLVICSLAFFCHCNRSHSGILTPSPRFGSLPKVAFAGMLGYISGKMSYMRVCEEKFRKLENSPLGEALRQGRLHHTPSVLNQSEFEDSNPSESQQSGSESASQRTAEGSSMPESYSSYTSDYTYSRPSQSYDTTPFSSGFSDSGPVNIRDDISQAPLYPDEDVPKKKPVLYEDLRSKNRENYEVTLTQKAETLLKPQRVVPVAKKEVKKNKYGDAWEE; translated from the exons ATGGATCCAGTAAG GGTCCTTTTAATGCCTCGTATATTCCCAATGAAGAAGAGAGGCGTGTCTTCAGAGAGTGCAATTCAGAGAGCTTCTGGTACAGAT GTACAGTCTCAGGATGCTTTGTCTTTGCTGGATTCTGAAGAGAAAGAGACTTGTGAACATGTTTGCTCTCTTGTTATTTGCAGCCTTGCCTTTTTCTGCCATTGCAATCGCAGCCACTCAG GAATCCTTACACCATCACCCCGGTTTGGCTCTCTTCCCAAAGTTGCAT ttgctGGCATGCTTGGATACATTAGTGGGAAAATGTCTTACATGAGAGTCTGTGAAGAAAAGTTTAGGAAACTGGAGAACTCCCCACTAGGAGAGGCACTACGACAGGGACGTCTGCATCACACGCCCTCAGT gctaaacCAGTCAGAGTTTGAGGATTCAAACCCATCAGAATCTCAACAGTCTGGTTCTGAGTCTGCATCCCAACGTACGGCAGAAGGCAGTTCTATGCCTGAGAGCTACAGCAGTTACACCAGTGACTATACCTACAGCAGACCCTCCCAATCATACGACACCACTCCTTTTAGTTCTggattcagtgattcaggtcCCGTTAACATCAGGGATGATATTTCTCAAG CTCCACTCTATCCAGATGAGGATGTGCCCAAAAAGAAGCCAGTGTTGTATGAGGACCTGCGTAGCAAGAATAGAGAGAACTATGAGGTCACTCTCACACAGAAAGCGGAAACACTGCTGAAACCACAAAGGGTGGTGCCAGTAGCTAAAAAGGAAG TTAAAAAGAACAAGTATGGAGATGCCTGGGAAGAGTAA
- the LOC109072373 gene encoding OCIA domain-containing protein 1-like isoform X4, with translation MSQASSGLTPAAHGSSKGPFNASYIPNEEERRVFRECNSESFWYRSLPFSAIAIAATQVMVLRGILTPSPRFGSLPKVAFAGMLGYISGKMSYMRVCEEKFRKLENSPLGEALRQGRLHHTPSVLNQSEFEDSNPSESQQSGSESASQRTAEGSSMPESYSSYTSDYTYSRPSQSYDTTPFSSGFSDSGPVNIRDDISQAPLYPDEDVPKKKPVLYEDLRSKNRENYEVTLTQKAETLLKPQRVVPVAKKEVKKNKYGDAWEE, from the exons ATGTCGCAAGCTTCGTCTGGATTGACTCCAGCTGCTCATGGATCCAGTAAG GGTCCTTTTAATGCCTCGTATATTCCCAATGAAGAAGAGAGGCGTGTCTTCAGAGAGTGCAATTCAGAGAGCTTCTGGTACAGAT CCTTGCCTTTTTCTGCCATTGCAATCGCAGCCACTCAGGTAATGGTATTAAGAG GAATCCTTACACCATCACCCCGGTTTGGCTCTCTTCCCAAAGTTGCAT ttgctGGCATGCTTGGATACATTAGTGGGAAAATGTCTTACATGAGAGTCTGTGAAGAAAAGTTTAGGAAACTGGAGAACTCCCCACTAGGAGAGGCACTACGACAGGGACGTCTGCATCACACGCCCTCAGT gctaaacCAGTCAGAGTTTGAGGATTCAAACCCATCAGAATCTCAACAGTCTGGTTCTGAGTCTGCATCCCAACGTACGGCAGAAGGCAGTTCTATGCCTGAGAGCTACAGCAGTTACACCAGTGACTATACCTACAGCAGACCCTCCCAATCATACGACACCACTCCTTTTAGTTCTggattcagtgattcaggtcCCGTTAACATCAGGGATGATATTTCTCAAG CTCCACTCTATCCAGATGAGGATGTGCCCAAAAAGAAGCCAGTGTTGTATGAGGACCTGCGTAGCAAGAATAGAGAGAACTATGAGGTCACTCTCACACAGAAAGCGGAAACACTGCTGAAACCACAAAGGGTGGTGCCAGTAGCTAAAAAGGAAG TTAAAAAGAACAAGTATGGAGATGCCTGGGAAGAGTAA
- the LOC109072373 gene encoding OCIA domain-containing protein 1-like isoform X1, whose amino-acid sequence MDPVRVLLMPRIFPMKKRGVSSESAIQRASGTDVQSQDALSLLDSEEKETCEHVCSLVICSLAFFCHCNRSHSGILTPSPRFGSLPKVAFAGMLGYISGKMSYMRVCEEKFRKLENSPLGEALRQGRLHHTPSVLNQSEFEDSNPSESQQSGSESASQRTAEGSSMPESYSSYTSDYTYSRPSQSYDTTPFSSGFSDSGPVNIRDDISQAPLYPDEDVPKKKPVLYEDLRSKNRENYEVTLTQKAETLLKPQRVVPVAKKEADVQCNIKVLKQVQF is encoded by the exons ATGGATCCAGTAAG GGTCCTTTTAATGCCTCGTATATTCCCAATGAAGAAGAGAGGCGTGTCTTCAGAGAGTGCAATTCAGAGAGCTTCTGGTACAGAT GTACAGTCTCAGGATGCTTTGTCTTTGCTGGATTCTGAAGAGAAAGAGACTTGTGAACATGTTTGCTCTCTTGTTATTTGCAGCCTTGCCTTTTTCTGCCATTGCAATCGCAGCCACTCAG GAATCCTTACACCATCACCCCGGTTTGGCTCTCTTCCCAAAGTTGCAT ttgctGGCATGCTTGGATACATTAGTGGGAAAATGTCTTACATGAGAGTCTGTGAAGAAAAGTTTAGGAAACTGGAGAACTCCCCACTAGGAGAGGCACTACGACAGGGACGTCTGCATCACACGCCCTCAGT gctaaacCAGTCAGAGTTTGAGGATTCAAACCCATCAGAATCTCAACAGTCTGGTTCTGAGTCTGCATCCCAACGTACGGCAGAAGGCAGTTCTATGCCTGAGAGCTACAGCAGTTACACCAGTGACTATACCTACAGCAGACCCTCCCAATCATACGACACCACTCCTTTTAGTTCTggattcagtgattcaggtcCCGTTAACATCAGGGATGATATTTCTCAAG CTCCACTCTATCCAGATGAGGATGTGCCCAAAAAGAAGCCAGTGTTGTATGAGGACCTGCGTAGCAAGAATAGAGAGAACTATGAGGTCACTCTCACACAGAAAGCGGAAACACTGCTGAAACCACAAAGGGTGGTGCCAGTAGCTAAAAAGGAAG CTGATGTCCAATGTAACATCAAGGTCCTGAAGCAAGTCCAGTTTTGA
- the LOC109072373 gene encoding OCIA domain-containing protein 1-like isoform X3: protein MSQASSGLTPAAHGSSKGPFNASYIPNEEERRVFRECNSESFWYRSLPFSAIAIAATQVMVLRGILTPSPRFGSLPKVAFAGMLGYISGKMSYMRVCEEKFRKLENSPLGEALRQGRLHHTPSVLNQSEFEDSNPSESQQSGSESASQRTAEGSSMPESYSSYTSDYTYSRPSQSYDTTPFSSGFSDSGPVNIRDDISQAPLYPDEDVPKKKPVLYEDLRSKNRENYEVTLTQKAETLLKPQRVVPVAKKEADVQCNIKVLKQVQF from the exons ATGTCGCAAGCTTCGTCTGGATTGACTCCAGCTGCTCATGGATCCAGTAAG GGTCCTTTTAATGCCTCGTATATTCCCAATGAAGAAGAGAGGCGTGTCTTCAGAGAGTGCAATTCAGAGAGCTTCTGGTACAGAT CCTTGCCTTTTTCTGCCATTGCAATCGCAGCCACTCAGGTAATGGTATTAAGAG GAATCCTTACACCATCACCCCGGTTTGGCTCTCTTCCCAAAGTTGCAT ttgctGGCATGCTTGGATACATTAGTGGGAAAATGTCTTACATGAGAGTCTGTGAAGAAAAGTTTAGGAAACTGGAGAACTCCCCACTAGGAGAGGCACTACGACAGGGACGTCTGCATCACACGCCCTCAGT gctaaacCAGTCAGAGTTTGAGGATTCAAACCCATCAGAATCTCAACAGTCTGGTTCTGAGTCTGCATCCCAACGTACGGCAGAAGGCAGTTCTATGCCTGAGAGCTACAGCAGTTACACCAGTGACTATACCTACAGCAGACCCTCCCAATCATACGACACCACTCCTTTTAGTTCTggattcagtgattcaggtcCCGTTAACATCAGGGATGATATTTCTCAAG CTCCACTCTATCCAGATGAGGATGTGCCCAAAAAGAAGCCAGTGTTGTATGAGGACCTGCGTAGCAAGAATAGAGAGAACTATGAGGTCACTCTCACACAGAAAGCGGAAACACTGCTGAAACCACAAAGGGTGGTGCCAGTAGCTAAAAAGGAAG CTGATGTCCAATGTAACATCAAGGTCCTGAAGCAAGTCCAGTTTTGA